A genomic region of Fusarium falciforme chromosome 4, complete sequence contains the following coding sequences:
- a CDS encoding PH domain-containing protein, with translation MEPRRVSLDDDGSSTIAPASPPLRRRVSMEEDLYYQRIMTSPRRPSQPPPYQQEPTSTSTTDRSAKGKRLASGGGGQNQVRPDTAKQKEPLPDYKSYISLEGVFDKKHEIENTIKRAEDRQWHPVYVTLNGTALSIYGAKKAWGWGRTRDDGPSIDPDNPPWMKKGKLEKTYSLLYADVGIAADYKKRRYTIRVRAETDQFLLCCVELSTFIKWLEGLFAAIDIALPLEDRDFPRDMSIPRIQRIRWFHGQAPTATAIDLSELGIEEPPEEVSENPDVERLSTRTVVAPDSQTRVEPELEVDGDEEEIAEPPPRIDPIRRLSTTSYNNLGIDPVDGKWIPEHRWSSAHDMLYAKLCYSNLLFRSPRKSPYIISKGKKWYVDWTTGRMVRVLPPAYGEIDYFGAWQTVHTENRRI, from the exons ATGGAACCCCGTAGGGTGTcgctcgacgacgatggatcATCCACGATCGCTCCTGCGTCGCCGCCTCTCCGGCGGCGTGTCTCGATGGAAGAGGATCTCTACTACCAGCGTATCATGACAAGCCCGCGCCGACCTTCGCAGCCGCCCCCATACCAGCAAGAGCCTACATCAACGTCAACTACAGATCGTTCAGCAAAGGGGAAACGCCTCGCGAGCGGTGGGGGCGGCCAGAATCAAGTTCGCCCAGATACAGCAAAGCAAAAGGAACCACTGCCCGACTACAAGAGTTACATATCCCTCGAGGGCGTCTTTGACAAGAAACACGAGATCGAGAATACAATAAAGAGGGCCGAGGACCGTCAATGGCATCCCGTCTATGTGACACTCAACGGGACCGCACTCAGCATTTATGGGGCGAAGAAGGCTTGGGGATGGGGAAGGACTCGTGATGATGGACCATCAATCGACCCAGACAACCCTCCATGGATGAAAAAGGGCAAGCTTGAAAAAACGTACAGCCTACTCTATGCGGATGTTGGTATCGCCGCCGACTATAAGAA GCGACGATATACCATCCGTGTTCGCGCAGAGACGGACCAATTTCTTCTGTGCTGCGTTGAACTGAGTACCTTTATCAAGTGGCTCGAAGGACTGTTTGCCGCCATCGACATCGCTCTCCCTCTAGAGGACCGAGACTTTCCCCGTGATATGTCCATCCCCCGGATTCAACGGATTCGCTGGTTTCACGGACAGGCCCCAACCGCCACTGCCATTGACCTTTCGGAGTTGGGTATTGAAGAACCTCCTGAAGAAGTCTCGGAGAATCCAGATGTGGAACGGCTATCGACACGTACGGTTGTGGCGCCAGACTCTCAGACCAGAGTAGAGCCGGAGCTCGAGGTTGAtggggatgaggaagaaaTAGCAGAGCCTCCTCCGCGAATAGACCCGATCCGCCGTCTCAGCACGACGTCATACAACAACCTAGGTATCGACCCTGTCGATGGCAAATGGATCCCGGAACATAGGTGGTCAAGTGCCCACGACATGCTGTACGCCAAGCTATGCTACAGCAACCTCTTGTTCAGGAGTCCCCGCAAATCTCCATACATCATCAGCAAGGGGAAGAAGTGGTACGTTGATTGGACGACAGGCCGCATGGTCAGGGTTCTACCACCAGCGTACGGAGAGATCGACTATTTTGGAGCTTGGCAAACTGTTCATACCGAAAACAGGAGGATATAG